One window from the genome of Natronomonas pharaonis DSM 2160 encodes:
- a CDS encoding pyridoxal phosphate-dependent aminotransferase, protein MTDFSDRVERVSISGIREVFEAAGDDAINLGLGQPDFPTPDHVREAAIEAIEAGDVDAYTSNKGTRELREAIAAKYDRDNDFAVDPENIVATSGGSEALHLAIEAHVDAGEEVIFPDPGFVSYDALTHIAGGEPNPVSLRDDLTLSPADVEAAITDDTAMFVVNSPANPTGAVQSEADMREFARIAADHDVVCLSDEVYEPFVFDGVHRSPAAFDETGNVVVVNAASKAYSMTGWRLGWVTGTSERIDRMLRVHQYAQACASAPAQYAAEAALSGPQEPVEEMRSAFETRRDVLVDGLEDMGLSVPTPKGAFYAMPEVPDGWTDEVIDRGVVVVPGEAFGDAGAGHARISYAVDVETLKDALEVMGEATAALR, encoded by the coding sequence ATGACCGACTTCTCCGACCGCGTCGAGCGGGTCTCGATAAGCGGTATCCGTGAGGTATTCGAAGCGGCCGGCGACGACGCCATCAATCTCGGCCTCGGCCAGCCGGACTTTCCGACTCCGGACCACGTCCGTGAGGCAGCCATCGAAGCCATCGAGGCCGGCGATGTCGACGCTTACACCTCGAACAAGGGCACTCGCGAACTCCGCGAGGCAATCGCCGCGAAGTACGACCGCGACAACGACTTCGCCGTCGACCCGGAGAACATCGTCGCCACCTCGGGCGGCAGCGAGGCGCTCCATCTGGCAATCGAAGCCCACGTCGACGCCGGCGAGGAGGTCATCTTCCCCGATCCCGGCTTCGTCTCCTACGACGCGCTGACGCATATCGCGGGCGGTGAACCGAACCCGGTTTCGCTGCGTGATGACCTGACGCTCTCGCCGGCCGATGTCGAGGCGGCTATCACCGACGACACCGCGATGTTCGTCGTCAACAGCCCGGCGAACCCGACGGGTGCGGTCCAAAGCGAGGCCGATATGCGGGAGTTCGCACGCATCGCCGCCGACCACGATGTCGTCTGCCTTTCCGATGAAGTCTACGAACCGTTCGTTTTCGACGGCGTCCATCGGTCGCCGGCGGCCTTCGACGAGACGGGTAACGTCGTCGTCGTCAACGCCGCCTCGAAAGCCTACTCGATGACTGGCTGGCGGCTCGGGTGGGTCACCGGTACGAGCGAGCGCATCGACCGGATGCTCCGGGTCCACCAGTACGCACAGGCTTGTGCCTCTGCCCCGGCCCAGTACGCAGCCGAAGCGGCGCTTTCGGGACCGCAGGAGCCGGTCGAAGAGATGCGGTCGGCCTTCGAGACCCGCCGTGACGTACTCGTTGACGGGCTCGAAGATATGGGCCTTTCAGTTCCGACGCCGAAAGGAGCCTTCTATGCGATGCCGGAGGTGCCGGACGGCTGGACGGATGAAGTCATCGACCGCGGTGTCGTCGTCGTTCCCGGCGAGGCGTTCGGCGACGCCGGTGCCGGCCACGCGCGCATCTCGTATGCGGTCGATGTCGAGACGCTGAAAGATGCCCTCGAAGTAATGGGCGAAGCGACGGCCGCGCTCCGGTAG
- a CDS encoding DUF5800 family protein, which translates to MTVLSFDEEGVDVIYEGTEFRLEKDLIEEATEKPYPEVTDHEVLQIIEENPSLSDEPRRIADILG; encoded by the coding sequence ATGACCGTTCTTTCGTTCGACGAGGAGGGGGTTGATGTCATCTACGAGGGTACCGAGTTCCGCCTCGAAAAGGACCTCATCGAGGAAGCGACCGAAAAGCCGTATCCCGAGGTGACCGACCACGAGGTGCTGCAAATCATCGAAGAAAACCCGTCGCTGAGCGACGAACCGCGACGCATCGCGGATATTTTGGGCTGA
- a CDS encoding redox-regulated ATPase YchF, which yields MLSVALAGKPNAGKSTFYTAATMADADTGNYPFTTIDPNRGVTHVRTRCPCLDLESRCGNDTCHGGKRYVPVELLDVAGLVPGAHEGKGLGNQFLDELTNADVILHVVDASGGTDAEGEPVEAGSYDPLEDVEFIETEMDLWLADIVERNWETIERQARSPEFDFEAALTELLTGVGASEYDVMAVLRELEYETDPGAWSDADREELARLLRERTKPIVVVANKADIAPEENIERLREAAERVIPCTAEGELALRRGVEAGVVDYDPGDEAFEIAAEVSEAQRQGLESVRSVIDQWGGTGVQEALDEAVYGLLDQITVYPVQNETRWTDGQGDVLPDAFLLPSGATPKDLAFAVHSDIGEGYLHAVDAREERRIGEGHELAEGDVIKIVSTAS from the coding sequence ATGCTCTCGGTTGCGCTGGCCGGCAAGCCGAACGCTGGCAAGTCGACATTTTACACCGCCGCGACGATGGCCGACGCCGACACCGGCAACTACCCCTTTACCACCATCGACCCGAACCGCGGCGTCACACACGTTCGTACTCGGTGTCCCTGCCTCGATTTGGAATCTCGCTGTGGCAACGACACCTGCCACGGCGGCAAGCGGTACGTCCCCGTCGAACTGCTCGACGTGGCCGGGCTCGTTCCCGGCGCACACGAAGGAAAGGGACTCGGTAACCAGTTCCTCGACGAACTGACAAACGCCGATGTCATCCTCCACGTCGTCGACGCCTCCGGCGGAACCGACGCCGAGGGGGAGCCGGTCGAGGCCGGCAGCTACGACCCACTCGAGGACGTCGAGTTCATCGAGACGGAGATGGACCTGTGGCTCGCGGATATCGTCGAGCGGAACTGGGAGACCATCGAGCGGCAGGCCCGGTCGCCGGAGTTCGACTTCGAGGCGGCGCTGACGGAGCTGCTCACCGGCGTCGGCGCAAGCGAGTACGACGTGATGGCTGTCCTCCGAGAACTGGAGTACGAGACAGACCCGGGTGCTTGGAGCGACGCCGACCGCGAGGAGCTGGCGCGGCTGCTCCGTGAGCGGACAAAGCCCATCGTCGTTGTCGCGAACAAGGCCGACATCGCCCCCGAAGAGAACATCGAGCGACTCCGGGAGGCAGCAGAGCGTGTCATTCCCTGTACCGCCGAAGGCGAGTTGGCGTTACGCCGCGGCGTCGAGGCCGGCGTCGTCGACTACGACCCCGGCGACGAGGCCTTCGAGATTGCCGCGGAGGTTTCGGAGGCACAGCGGCAGGGCCTCGAATCGGTCCGGTCGGTCATCGACCAGTGGGGCGGCACCGGCGTTCAAGAGGCACTCGACGAGGCGGTCTACGGACTCCTCGACCAGATTACAGTGTATCCGGTGCAAAACGAGACACGCTGGACGGACGGACAAGGCGACGTGCTTCCCGATGCGTTCCTGCTGCCGTCGGGAGCGACGCCAAAAGACCTCGCGTTCGCCGTCCACTCGGATATCGGCGAGGGATACCTCCACGCTGTCGACGCCCGCGAGGAACGCCGTATCGGCGAAGGCCACGAACTCGCCGAGGGCGACGTTATCAAAATCGTCTCGACGGCGAGCTGA
- a CDS encoding polymer-forming cytoskeletal protein gives MFGPDPLDELAIPDGTHVREHDLVTDGDVLVGGQSVVELGVRGSNIVAGERVQFGGDIEADGDCRLDMWCEVDGNVLVGEDAYLGERVHITGQLIVSGDLDIGDDVDIEEGFEANGWIVIRNPMPTIVFLFVYLSHLLRMGDEEAAEEVAEEFLTDDQAADPVVIPRGGRVSDDAWRVSTPATIGDDCRLHGNIRATDIEVGTATEVFGSLRAKGDIRIGDDTVVHGDVTTKDGDVAVAPGVRIRGDISCEACTLSEAADVEGTIRARDGIEFERERSPSGERGRGAVASGHETTETEAEPEDSPDEPAAKPATDEQATDADRGGAAADDDPGTGSESPEESTPDAAADGSEQPEADDESHERSAAFVPLDTTEPKPAVRSLEEARHDWTDGQGDTTGDGAADTEADDHSDPTTNGVGDDDVSAVVTDTEES, from the coding sequence GTGTTCGGCCCCGACCCACTGGACGAGTTGGCGATTCCGGACGGAACCCACGTCCGGGAGCACGACCTCGTCACGGACGGTGACGTACTCGTCGGCGGCCAAAGCGTCGTCGAGCTCGGCGTCCGCGGGAGCAACATCGTCGCCGGCGAGCGAGTCCAGTTCGGCGGCGACATCGAGGCCGACGGCGACTGTCGGCTCGACATGTGGTGTGAAGTCGACGGCAACGTGCTCGTCGGCGAGGACGCCTATCTCGGCGAGCGGGTCCACATCACCGGCCAACTCATCGTCTCCGGCGACCTCGACATCGGCGACGACGTCGACATCGAGGAGGGCTTCGAGGCCAACGGCTGGATTGTCATCCGGAATCCGATGCCGACTATCGTCTTCCTCTTTGTCTACCTGTCGCATCTGCTCCGGATGGGCGACGAGGAGGCCGCCGAGGAGGTCGCCGAGGAGTTTCTGACCGACGACCAGGCGGCCGACCCGGTCGTCATTCCGCGGGGCGGCCGCGTCTCCGACGACGCCTGGCGGGTTTCGACACCCGCGACCATCGGCGACGACTGCCGGCTCCACGGCAACATCCGCGCGACAGACATCGAAGTCGGAACGGCCACGGAAGTCTTCGGCAGCCTGCGGGCGAAAGGTGACATCCGAATCGGCGACGACACCGTCGTCCACGGTGACGTGACGACGAAAGACGGCGACGTGGCTGTCGCCCCCGGCGTTCGAATACGGGGCGACATCTCCTGTGAGGCCTGTACGCTCTCGGAAGCCGCCGATGTCGAGGGAACGATTCGCGCCCGCGACGGCATCGAGTTCGAGCGTGAGCGGTCGCCGAGCGGTGAACGCGGGCGCGGAGCCGTCGCGAGTGGTCACGAGACCACAGAAACAGAGGCGGAGCCGGAAGACAGTCCGGACGAGCCAGCGGCAAAGCCCGCAACGGACGAGCAAGCAACCGACGCTGACCGCGGCGGAGCGGCAGCCGACGACGACCCGGGGACAGGCTCCGAAAGCCCGGAGGAGTCGACACCCGACGCTGCTGCCGACGGCTCGGAACAGCCGGAGGCTGATGACGAGTCACACGAACGGTCCGCTGCGTTCGTGCCGCTGGACACCACAGAGCCGAAGCCAGCGGTGCGGTCGCTGGAGGAGGCGCGCCACGACTGGACGGACGGACAAGGCGACACGACGGGCGACGGCGCCGCTGATACGGAGGCTGACGACCACAGCGACCCCACAACGAACGGCGTCGGCGACGACGATGTCTCGGCCGTCGTCACCGACACGGAGGAGTCGTAG